The following is a genomic window from Thermodesulfobacteriota bacterium.
GGTAGCCAAGATTTGATTTACTACTGGCTGCCATCATTTTGAACGGTAGTAATTTAATGAACGAACATAACCAACCGGCTGGCTCGTAAAACCATGACTTTTCGTTCAGGCACTAGTTAGTAAACAATGTTCATAGCTTTATAAATGCGGTAACAATTAGTTCTAAAGTAACGAGCATTGAATTGATGGAGCAATGAAATGCTTTGCCGCTTATTGGCAAACATGCTCCAAACAGGAGAAAGGAATTTTCAAAGGTGGAAAGAAGCCTGTTTTTGCCTCTTAAGAAGGAAAACCTTACCACCCTGGGGGTTTATTATAATTTTAAGAGTGGTCTGGTTACCTTTCGGGCGGCCAGGGAGTGGGATAAACAAATAGACTGGTCCGGATACAGCCGAGATTTTACTGCTGAACATCCGCTTACCAGCCATACTGTCTATCTCGGTCACCAGGAAACCATTGATTTGTTTGAGAAATACAACCTGAAAGGTTACCTGGAAGACGTGGTGGAATTGATCAAAAAAGGGAAACATCAGGGGATCGAATGTTTTTTTGATCACAAACAAGATATCCACTTTATAAGCAACATGCACAGCAATACCCTGGGCATAAATAATGGTTATCATGCCATCCGCAGTGGGGGGATACGCCGTCATGATACTGATAGCCCGGAAGTTGAGGTGATCATAGACGGGCTTAATCTGAGCCGGGCCATGTCCTTTAAAAATGCCGGCGCCCAGATACCCTTCGGAGGCAGCAAAATTACAGTGCAGTGTGAGCCGGTGGATCTTAGCGATCATTACAGTATTGGTTTTCTTGCCTATGCCCTGAGCAGGACCCGGTCCTTTACCGGTCCTGACATGGGATTTTCTCCTGAATTGGCAGATGTGATGAGACGTGAGGGATATTCGGTGAATATCGCGGGCGGTTTTGACAGCAAAATTGGTCCCACCGGAGGTCCCACGGCTTACGGAATCTATCTGGCATTAAAAGAGGCTGCCACGTTCAAGTATGGAACCGACCGCCTGGCAGATAAAACCATCGTGGTGCAGGGCGTCGGGGCCGTTGGCTATCCCCTGGTGGAACAGTATCTTAGCAAAGAGGATGCGACCATTTATATTACTGACATTTCTCCCGATCCGGTGGAGAAATTGGTGACCCGATTTCCGGACCGCTTAAAAAAGATAGCTCCTGATGATGTCCTCACTGCGGAGGCAGACATCTTTGTTCCCTGTGCCATGGGGGGCATCCTGGATGAGTCGACCATTAAATCGGTCAAATTTTCGATTATTCTTGGCGCGGCCAACAACCAGCTCAGGGCTTCCAGCCAGGAAGAAGAAGCTAGGCTTGCAAGGCTCTTGGAAAAACAGGGCATTCTTTTTCAGGTAGACTGGATGCACAATACCGGCGGGGTCATTGCGGGGATGGAAGAATATATACGCCGGGAAAAAGCAAGCATGAAAAATATCCGGGAACATACCAATAAGGTTTGCAAGTATGGAACCCGCCAAAATTTTAACGCGGCAAAAACAGAAGGCATCACTCCGACGGAGATGGCCTACAAATACTACAGCTCAAAAATTTACCAGTAACATGTTTATATAGAATGCGGTTATTCGCTGATGGCCGCTGTATCATATAAGAGGTAACGGGAATGGTTTTATGAGTTAAACCTATTAAAAAGGAGGTAGTATTATGAGGAAAATAACATTTATGCTGATGCTTTTATTAACCCTGGGACTTGTTTTCGGTTCCGGGATTTCAGCCAAGATGATTCGTATCGGTGAAGCTCAGATTGTTGCCCATCCTGCCCTTGATAACGATTCCAAAGGGTTTAAGGCCGCCCTTGCAGAAGAAGGCTTTATCGAGGGGAAAAATATCATCATTGATCGACAAAATGCACAGGGTGACCAGCCTACCTGTGCAATTATTGCCAGAAAATTTGAAGACGATAGAGTGGATCTGGTTCATGCCATCAGCACGCCCAATGCCCAGGCCCAGGTAAAGGTAAGTAAGACGATACCCATTGTATTTTCTTCTGTGACCGATCCGGTGGCCACAGGTATTGTACCTAAAATGGGCAAGACCGGTACCCACGTCACCGGTGTAAGCGACAGGTGGCCCATCACCCTGCAGTGTGAAATGTATCAGGATCTGGTTCCTAATGTAAAGAAATGGGGGACGATATACAATCCTGGAGATATTAATACCGCACCACATATCAAAGAGATGAAAAAAGCAGTAGGAGATATGGGCGGTAAGCTCATTGAGGCCCATGTTTCTACCAGCGCTGAAGTCATGCAGGCTATGCAAGGTCTGGTCGGCCGGGTGGACGCTATCCACATTACTTCCGACAATACCTGTGTTTCCGCATTTGAGTCTATTGTTAAAGTTTGCAACGCCAACGATATTGCCCTGTTTGCCGGTGATCGGGATAGTACTCCCAGGGGAGCGGTTGCCGCATATGGACCGGACTACTTTCTGGTGGGATACACTGCCGGGAAAAAGGCCGCAAGGATACTCAAAGGCGAAAAGCCGGGCAAAATTCCTGCAGGTCTTGCGTCCGAATATAGTCTCTGGGTCAGCTTGAAAAATGCCAAGGCACAGGGAGTAAAACTGCCCAAAACATTGGTAAGAAAAGCAGCGGACAAGTTGTGGGACGAAAAAGGAAAAGTGATAAAAGGTAAATAAATATTCAAGGTGAAAATAGAGGGGAGGGGTTTCCTCCCCTCTTTAAAATGGTGAACAAATGATATCGATGGGTTTATTCAGGACGATTCCTATATCCCTTGAACAGGGCCTGGCCTATGGTCTGGTGGCCCTGGGGATCGTCATTACTTTCCGGATTCTGGCATTCCCCGACCTTACCGTGGACGGCAGTTTTCCTCTGGGTGCGGCAGTCGTTTCGCGACTCATTATAGAGGGAGTATCACCGATCTTTGGTATATTTATGGCCATTATCTGCGGATTTGTGGCCAGTTGTTGTACCGGGTTTCTAAATACAAAACTAAAGATCAACAGCCTTTTGGCCGGAATTTTGATGATGACCATGCTATATTCGGTAAACTTGCGTATAATGGGAAGATCGAATATTCAGTTACTTACAGTAAACACACTGTTAACCCCTTTGGAAAACCTCGATATTAACCGGTTTATTCCTATCATCATTTTCTTCTTTATTGCCGTATTTGCCATCAAATTTCTTACGGATATGTTTTTTAATACCCAGATCGGCTTTGCCATGCGAGCGACAGGGGATAATGAGCAAATGATCCGTACCCTCGGAGTAAATACCGATCATATGACTATTCTGGGGATCGGAATCTCAAATGCCTTTGTGGCCCTCTCAGGTGCGCTTGTTGCCCAGGATCAGGGTTTTTCTGATGTGGGAATGGGAATCGGCATGATAGTTGCCGGGTTGGCTTCCATCATAATCGGGGAGGCGCTCTTCGGCAAAAAAACGGTCCAGCGAATGACTTTAGCGGCCATAGTCGGATCTATCATTTACAAGCTTATCATCTCCTTAGGGCTCAGGCTGGGACTGGCCCCTACTGATTTGAAGATGGCCACCGGTGTAATGGTGATTTTAGCACTCGGCATTCCGGCCTTAAGAAAGGAAAAAGAAGGAAAGCTCCACCTGAGGGGGGTTTAGAAAAAAAGCAATGATAAGACTTGAAAAGGTAACCAAAACTTTCTCAAAAGGCACCATAGACGAAAAGGTGGCCATCAATGGATTAAGCCTTCACGTTCAAAAGGGGGATTTTGTAACTGTCATCGGAAGTAACGGAGCAGGGAAGACCACTTTTTTAAATCTTACTTCCGGTACTTTTAGGCCTGATGAGGGCGAGATTTTTATCGATGGGTCCAATGTCACCCATTTGCCTGAACATCGGCGTGCAAAATATCTCGGCAGAATATTTCAGGACCCCTTAATGGGAACAGCGGCATCCATGACCATCGAAGAAAACCTTGCCATGGCCGATCTGCGCGGAAAACCAAGAGGCCTCCGCTGGGGAGTCACCAAATCATTGAGAGAACACTACCGCCATATACTCAGCGTGTTGGAGCTTGGGCTCGAAACCAGATTGAAAGACACCGTCAGTCTCCTCTCCGGAGGCCAGCGCCAATCAATGACGCTGCTTATGGTCACTCTGTCTTTGCCAAAACTGCTTCTCCTGGATGAACATACCGCAGCGCTTGATCCCAAAACGGCCCAGCGTGTAATGGACCTTACCAAAAAAATTGTCGAGAAAAACAACCTGACCACCATTATGGTGACCCACAATATGCAGCAGGCCATCAAATACGGGAACCGTATGATCATGCTCCACGAGGGAAAAATCCAATTTGATATCCAGGGAAAAGAAAAAGCGGCTCTCACGGTTGAGGAGGTGGTCAGAAGATTCGGAGCCGAACTCAAGGATGAAGCCTTGCTGGCTTAGGCTGAAGAAAGATATGATCCTAGCTTCACCAATCTGTTACTGCTTCAATATCACACCGATGTGTAAAAGAGAAAAACGGCACCATTCCTGACTACAAAATCACCTTAATACAGACTTCGGTATTCGCCTGAAGGCCCTTAACCCACAACGACATTTATTGATATCCATAATACATCTTTTTAACTTGTTTGAAAATAGCGATAAAATTTGGGGTGTTGTAAGTTTGTTTGCTAAACCTGGCAAAAAATCGAAAAGCAAATCGATAGTTACTTTTGGCGATATAAGCTATTGACGGTTTTGCAAAAATCAATGAAAGCTTCTCAAGAATAAAGATAAAAATATGTTGATTTATCTCTTAAAAAGAGATAGAGTGGCAGAATGAAAAATATTCTAGATATATTAATCGATGACTTTCATGAACGCGCTCTGCCTGAGCTAATGTTGCGCCATCAGTCAATGGTATGGGTGCCGCGCAAAGCCAACGTTGTAGTCGGCATGAGGCGGTCCGGCAAGACATGGTTCTGTTATCAGCAAATGCGGGAGTTGCTGGAAAAAGGGCTGGAGAAGGAGCGTTTGCTCTACTTGAACTTCGAAGATGAGCGTCTGCTTCCA
Proteins encoded in this region:
- a CDS encoding ATP-binding cassette domain-containing protein, whose protein sequence is MIRLEKVTKTFSKGTIDEKVAINGLSLHVQKGDFVTVIGSNGAGKTTFLNLTSGTFRPDEGEIFIDGSNVTHLPEHRRAKYLGRIFQDPLMGTAASMTIEENLAMADLRGKPRGLRWGVTKSLREHYRHILSVLELGLETRLKDTVSLLSGGQRQSMTLLMVTLSLPKLLLLDEHTAALDPKTAQRVMDLTKKIVEKNNLTTIMVTHNMQQAIKYGNRMIMLHEGKIQFDIQGKEKAALTVEEVVRRFGAELKDEALLA
- a CDS encoding ABC transporter substrate-binding protein encodes the protein MRKITFMLMLLLTLGLVFGSGISAKMIRIGEAQIVAHPALDNDSKGFKAALAEEGFIEGKNIIIDRQNAQGDQPTCAIIARKFEDDRVDLVHAISTPNAQAQVKVSKTIPIVFSSVTDPVATGIVPKMGKTGTHVTGVSDRWPITLQCEMYQDLVPNVKKWGTIYNPGDINTAPHIKEMKKAVGDMGGKLIEAHVSTSAEVMQAMQGLVGRVDAIHITSDNTCVSAFESIVKVCNANDIALFAGDRDSTPRGAVAAYGPDYFLVGYTAGKKAARILKGEKPGKIPAGLASEYSLWVSLKNAKAQGVKLPKTLVRKAADKLWDEKGKVIKGK
- a CDS encoding Glu/Leu/Phe/Val dehydrogenase dimerization domain-containing protein; amino-acid sequence: MERSLFLPLKKENLTTLGVYYNFKSGLVTFRAAREWDKQIDWSGYSRDFTAEHPLTSHTVYLGHQETIDLFEKYNLKGYLEDVVELIKKGKHQGIECFFDHKQDIHFISNMHSNTLGINNGYHAIRSGGIRRHDTDSPEVEVIIDGLNLSRAMSFKNAGAQIPFGGSKITVQCEPVDLSDHYSIGFLAYALSRTRSFTGPDMGFSPELADVMRREGYSVNIAGGFDSKIGPTGGPTAYGIYLALKEAATFKYGTDRLADKTIVVQGVGAVGYPLVEQYLSKEDATIYITDISPDPVEKLVTRFPDRLKKIAPDDVLTAEADIFVPCAMGGILDESTIKSVKFSIILGAANNQLRASSQEEEARLARLLEKQGILFQVDWMHNTGGVIAGMEEYIRREKASMKNIREHTNKVCKYGTRQNFNAAKTEGITPTEMAYKYYSSKIYQ
- a CDS encoding ABC transporter permease, with the protein product MISMGLFRTIPISLEQGLAYGLVALGIVITFRILAFPDLTVDGSFPLGAAVVSRLIIEGVSPIFGIFMAIICGFVASCCTGFLNTKLKINSLLAGILMMTMLYSVNLRIMGRSNIQLLTVNTLLTPLENLDINRFIPIIIFFFIAVFAIKFLTDMFFNTQIGFAMRATGDNEQMIRTLGVNTDHMTILGIGISNAFVALSGALVAQDQGFSDVGMGIGMIVAGLASIIIGEALFGKKTVQRMTLAAIVGSIIYKLIISLGLRLGLAPTDLKMATGVMVILALGIPALRKEKEGKLHLRGV